One window of Nocardia sp. NBC_00508 genomic DNA carries:
- a CDS encoding TetR/AcrR family transcriptional regulator, whose amino-acid sequence MTNSSDATAQAGKRERLAAAAARVFHEQGVEKTTIADIARSAEVPVGNVYYYFKTKDQLVEAAISAQRRGLRDLIARLEQHEAPQDRLKALVRTWVDQRDVAAQFGCPTGTLAAELGKRADGLDREAAAALRELIDWVERQFAGMRSGDADELAVALIAAYQGISLLTNTFHEPELMVAEGRRLERWIDSLVS is encoded by the coding sequence GTGACTAACTCATCCGACGCGACAGCACAAGCGGGCAAGCGGGAGCGGTTGGCCGCGGCAGCGGCTCGGGTGTTTCACGAACAGGGCGTCGAGAAGACCACGATCGCCGATATCGCCCGGTCCGCCGAGGTTCCGGTGGGCAACGTGTATTACTACTTCAAAACGAAGGATCAGCTGGTGGAGGCCGCGATCAGCGCGCAAAGGCGTGGTCTTCGGGACCTGATCGCCAGGTTGGAGCAGCACGAGGCGCCGCAGGACCGGCTCAAGGCGTTGGTGCGCACTTGGGTGGATCAGCGGGACGTGGCCGCGCAGTTCGGCTGCCCCACGGGGACCTTGGCGGCGGAGCTGGGCAAGCGCGCCGACGGGCTCGACCGCGAGGCGGCGGCCGCACTGCGTGAACTGATCGACTGGGTGGAGCGGCAATTCGCGGGCATGCGTAGCGGCGACGCCGATGAGCTCGCGGTGGCGTTGATCGCGGCATATCAGGGGATCTCGTTGCTCACCAATACCTTCCATGAACCCGAGCTCATGGTCGCCGAGGGGCGTCGGCTGGAGCGCTGGATCGACTCGCTCGTTTCCTGA
- a CDS encoding PadR family transcriptional regulator: MEHREHREFGRRGRRPRPDHEDFDRGRRFRRGGRHGFGPEFGPGFGPGFGPHFGRGRGGRGRRGDVRAAVLLLLTERPMHGYELIQQIRERSDDIWRPSPGSIYPALAQLEDEGLVLIEKVAGRKTAKLTETGTEYVTAHRDELGDPWAEVKQDVGAQAMDLRALVGQLMGAVAQVAAAGTPQQAARAAELLTETRKSLYRILAEDETPEK, from the coding sequence ATGGAACACAGGGAACATCGAGAGTTCGGACGACGCGGCCGCAGGCCGCGGCCGGACCATGAGGATTTCGACCGCGGGCGGCGATTCCGCCGTGGTGGCAGGCATGGTTTCGGACCCGAGTTCGGGCCGGGTTTCGGACCCGGATTCGGACCGCACTTCGGTCGCGGTCGCGGCGGCCGGGGTAGACGCGGTGACGTGCGCGCCGCCGTCCTGTTGCTGCTGACCGAGCGGCCGATGCACGGTTACGAACTCATCCAGCAGATTCGTGAGCGCAGCGACGATATCTGGCGACCGAGCCCGGGGTCGATCTACCCCGCGCTGGCGCAGCTGGAGGACGAGGGTCTCGTGCTCATCGAGAAGGTCGCCGGGCGCAAGACGGCGAAGCTGACCGAGACGGGCACCGAGTACGTCACGGCTCACCGGGACGAATTGGGCGACCCGTGGGCGGAGGTCAAGCAGGACGTCGGAGCCCAGGCGATGGACCTGCGCGCACTCGTGGGACAGCTGATGGGCGCGGTCGCGCAGGTCGCAGCCGCCGGCACGCCGCAACAGGCGGCGCGTGCGGCGGAGCTGCTCACGGAGACTCGCAAGTCCCTTTACCGGATTCTCGCCGAAGACGAGACCCCCGAGAAGTAG
- a CDS encoding SDR family oxidoreductase, whose product MIVVTGATGNIGAPLVRLLADAGEEVTAISRRGTDQPLPDGVRSVRADLSDPDSLSPAVTGADTLFLLVAGEQLVAGPEPEQVLKVIAAGGVRRVVFVSSQGVATRPQAAGYARLVAYEQAIRESGLDWTFLRPGGFFSNTYAWAESVRTERVVAAPFGDIGLPSVDPADIAAVAAAALRDDRHAGQVYTLTGPALATPRDQAEALGAALGEPLRFVELTRAQAHAAMLHFMPEPVVEHTLTILGEPTPAEQRISADIPRVLGRPATDYAAWAARSRAAFA is encoded by the coding sequence ATGATCGTTGTCACCGGAGCGACCGGAAATATCGGCGCACCGCTCGTGCGCCTGCTCGCCGATGCGGGCGAGGAGGTGACCGCCATCTCGCGGCGGGGCACGGACCAGCCGCTGCCCGACGGCGTCCGTTCGGTGCGCGCCGATCTCAGCGACCCGGACAGCCTCTCTCCCGCCGTCACCGGAGCCGACACGCTGTTTCTCTTGGTCGCGGGCGAGCAACTGGTCGCAGGCCCGGAGCCCGAACAAGTGCTGAAAGTCATCGCGGCGGGCGGCGTGCGGCGGGTCGTCTTCGTGTCCTCGCAAGGTGTGGCGACCCGACCCCAAGCCGCGGGATACGCCCGGCTGGTCGCCTACGAGCAGGCGATCCGAGAGTCCGGGCTGGACTGGACATTCCTGCGACCGGGAGGGTTCTTCTCCAACACCTACGCATGGGCGGAATCGGTGCGCACCGAACGAGTGGTCGCCGCGCCATTCGGCGATATCGGACTGCCGTCGGTCGATCCGGCCGACATCGCCGCGGTCGCGGCGGCCGCGTTGCGCGACGACCGGCATGCCGGACAGGTCTACACGCTGACCGGACCCGCGCTCGCCACACCGCGGGATCAGGCCGAGGCGCTCGGCGCGGCACTCGGGGAACCGCTGCGATTCGTGGAATTGACCAGGGCACAAGCGCATGCGGCAATGCTCCACTTCATGCCCGAGCCGGTGGTCGAGCACACGCTGACCATCCTCGGTGAGCCGACACCCGCCGAACAGCGAATCAGCGCCGACATTCCGCGTGTACTCGGGCGCCCCGCCACGGACTACGCCGCCTGGGCCGCACGCAGTCGAGCGGCATTCGCCTGA
- a CDS encoding esterase/lipase family protein, protein MVLVFVIAGAAVLGSGVATAEPAGFRPADVPMHAAPPQPDHLAAAWYQKSHPNVTPMGTNDFGCVPNTAHPRPVVLAHGTDSTAYSDWSAIAPRLAAAGFCVFALNYGGSPGAESYGTEDLVLSAHQVRVFVDQVLAATGASEVDLVGFSQGANVTRYYVNKLGGAAKVGQWIGLASPTYGGVMYGLVPIAQSIPGALDAFARVTSLAAVQQAEGSPIMLDLNAGGDTVPEVRYVTIGSRVDEMIQPFDNIALRGPGARNIALQDLCPSDLTGHFHMVYDLFVQELLLTVLEPSSPAPVCRPVPLGTGIPEVIIAGNS, encoded by the coding sequence GTGGTGCTGGTCTTTGTCATCGCTGGAGCCGCCGTCCTGGGCTCCGGAGTGGCGACGGCCGAGCCGGCCGGTTTCCGCCCGGCCGACGTGCCGATGCACGCCGCGCCTCCGCAGCCCGACCATCTGGCCGCCGCGTGGTACCAGAAGAGCCATCCGAACGTGACGCCGATGGGCACGAACGACTTCGGCTGCGTACCGAACACGGCCCACCCCCGGCCGGTGGTACTCGCGCACGGGACCGACTCCACCGCTTACTCCGATTGGTCGGCCATCGCGCCCCGCTTGGCCGCGGCCGGATTCTGCGTGTTCGCGCTGAACTACGGCGGCAGCCCCGGCGCGGAGAGCTACGGTACCGAGGATCTGGTGCTGAGCGCCCACCAGGTCCGCGTGTTCGTCGACCAAGTGCTCGCGGCGACCGGCGCGAGCGAGGTCGATCTGGTCGGGTTCTCGCAAGGCGCCAACGTGACCCGCTACTACGTCAACAAGCTCGGCGGCGCGGCCAAGGTCGGGCAATGGATCGGCCTGGCCTCGCCCACGTACGGCGGTGTGATGTACGGGTTGGTGCCGATCGCTCAGTCGATCCCCGGCGCTCTGGACGCCTTCGCCCGGGTGACGTCGCTCGCCGCCGTGCAGCAGGCCGAAGGCTCACCGATCATGCTCGATCTCAACGCGGGCGGCGATACGGTGCCCGAAGTGCGGTACGTCACCATCGGCAGCCGGGTCGACGAGATGATCCAGCCGTTCGACAACATCGCCCTGCGCGGGCCCGGCGCGCGGAACATCGCACTGCAGGATCTCTGCCCGTCCGATCTCACCGGACACTTCCACATGGTGTACGACCTGTTCGTGCAGGAGTTGTTGCTCACGGTGCTCGAGCCGAGCAGTCCCGCCCCGGTGTGCAGGCCGGTCCCGCTCGGCACCGGCATCCCGGAAGTGATCATCGCCGGGAACTCCTGA